A window of Macrococcus sp. 19Msa1099 genomic DNA:
AAATACTATAACACAGATATTCATACAGGTGCATTCGCCCTTCCAACATTCGTTAAGGAGATGCTCGATGATGCAACCGAATAAACATGTGTATATGAGCTGCGAATCTTCATTTGAAGAAGCCACGACAGTGATATACGGTGCGCCATTTGACGGTACGGTTTCAAATCGTCCTGGTACACGCTTTGCAGCTGATGCTATTCGTTCTGAATCATATGGCCTTGAAACGTATAGCCCATTCTTAAACAAAGACTTAGAAGACGTCCGCATTATGGATTCAGGCGACGTCGATATTACAATCGGTAATAAGGTGAAAGTATTAGAAGAACTTGAAGAGACTGCGCGTACAATCTTAAATGCAGGCAAACTGCCGTTTATGATCGGTGGCGAACATTTAGTGACGCTCGGCCCTATGCGTGCCGTCCTAGAAAAGTATCCGGATGCGATGCTTGTGCAGCTTGATGCACATACAGACTTACGTGATGACTATATGGGAGAACCATTGTCTCACGCAACAGTCGTACGCCGCATACATGACCTTATTGGTGATAACAGAATCTATCAATACGGTATTCGTTCAGGTACGAAAGAAGAGTTTGACTGGAGCGATACACATACAATTCTTGAGAAGTTTTCAATTGATACATTAAAGAATTTACCCGGTATTATCGGTAATACGCCTGTATATGTCACAATTGACCTGGATTGCCTAGATCCATCTATCTTCCCTGGTACAGGAACACCTGAACCCGGCGGATTAACTTATAGAGAACTTGAACCCGCATTTAGAGTATTCGAACAACTGAACGTTGTTGCAGCAGATATCGTAGAATTGTCACCACCATACGACCATAGTGGCGTTTCTAATGCAGTTGCAGCGAAAGTTGCACGTGAACTGATGCTTGCGATTACGAAGTAAAATATTTTATAATCTGAAGGTTTCACAACTTCAGATTATTTTTTTGTTGAAAAACAGAACGTATGTTCGTATAATGAAAGAAAAGCTTGAAAGTAGGGATAAAAATGATTCATCCGATCTATGGTGAAACAGATTACCGTAAAATCGATCCTGCACAATTGAACAGAAATATTCCGAAAGGACGTGGCATGATTAAGTGGGCACCCTTTGCGACGATGCCCGAACAATTTCTAGATGTTAAGCGCCAGATTGATGCACAAACGAAGATTGAACGTCCAGAACTATTAGAAGACCGCTTACAGGAAATTAATGAGATACTACATAGCGCACTCAGTAAGCAGCAGCCAGTTTACATTGATTATTACATCGACGGCACAATTCAGCATACAATGATGTATATCGAGAAGGTTGATCAGTGGGCTGCCATTATTATCGGCACGACGGTAAACGAAGGGCACACGTATTTTGTGTCATTTTTAGATATTGTAAATCTTGAGATTATTACAGAAATCATTTAACAATTAATATCCAGAATTTGCATAATAATATTGATAAAGTAATGGATTTATTACAATTTATTAAAGTTCAAACAAGCATTGTGAACTGAAGCTAAATGAATGATAAGATTCGGTAATTCATCACAGCAAACGCGTAGCACATGGCATAATATAAGCAAATCAACTAAAGGAGTCTATAATGCGAACAATTATAATACTATTATTGTTGCTGATCATTCCATTGCCACTATATGCTAACGAGTTACCCCCTACAATCTTGTACTTTGAAAATGAACATGCCCAGCCGCTGAAATATCACTTTACAGTAAATGATGACCTCTACTACGAAACAGACGACGATGGTTACTATATTTTCAATAATACTGTCAATGAAATTGAAGTGGATGGGCAGATTATCCCTATTAAAGTAGGTCATAAGCATATCATTCATGTAGATGAACCGGTAGATGGCATCCTTGAAGAAGTCCCTCGTCCACATGATGATGAGACCGAACAACCGTCAAATAACGACACAACCGTTAGAGTATTCACACCTGCATTTACTCCATCTGAAGCTGTCCATGTATATCTTAACGAAGGACATAAACGTATCGCGACAAGTGAAGCAAAAGACGGGACCGCTCATTTCGATAACTTAAAGCGTGACACGGTATATACGGCGACTACTGACGAAGCAGTAGAACCCATTCGTATCAAGCAAGGAGAAACACGTCGTATTACAGTGCAGACAGACGACCCGCCTCCGAAAGTAAGAGCAGCACGTGTAATGCCACAAAACGCACCTGAGAAACAGAAGCTCAATATTAAGCTGAACGACGAGGCAGATGAGGAACAATCAAACAAAGAGCAGCAGGTGCAAAAGAAATATACGTATACGAAACGCTCAGTCACCTCACAAGAAAACAACAATAAAGCGTATAAGGGCGTAATGCCACAGATTCCGGTGTCACCTGTAAAAGATGACGAAAGTTCTTCCTATAATGTTGCAGAACAATATGAATCACCTATTCAAAAAGAAAGCGGTACGAAAGAAATAACGACTCAAGAAACAACCTCTATGCACCCTGAAGACCATATTGACTCCGAATATAAAGTAAAACAGACCGTGGATAAAACACTGCCCGATACAGGAGATGCATATACTAATCCACTATTATTATCTGTATTATTTACCGCGTATGGCGGCTGTATTCTTTATATCAGCCGATTAATTTGAATCACAGCGTCTATACGGCACGACTATGACCATTTACCTGCAACATGCCACTTTCTACAACAAAGTCATGACCAAAAGGTGTTATGCCACGCATCCCTTCAAATATAAACATACCACCACTACTAATCATGCTTTGGGAAGCAAGTGTCGACATGACGTATGTGCGGTGCGCCTTTATATCCGTCAGACGATGTAATCTGCGCATCACCTGTTCAAAGCCTTCTGTTGCACCTAGCGCTACAAAGGCATCAGGGTTATGTCTATTTATCCTTCTTATGTATTTATTAAATGACTTAGCGCGTTCATTCCAGTCCACAACAGCGAGTACTTGTCCTCCATCACCAAATGGTCCGCCGTATGCTTCCCATAATGTTTTAAACTGATATGCTGTACGGATATGAGAGTCATGCCTGCTACACCCGATTACAATATCGCGGATAGCAGGTTTATTCTGTTTCATTAAAGCAATCAATGTAAGCATCTCGGATTCTAATCTCGGATTAATGTCTAAAACATGCTGAACTGTATTCAAATAAGCACCTCGTCTATTAATTTATTCAAAAAGAAAAGAACTCAAAAAATTGAGTTCTACGCGTGTTCTGATTCAATTTGTGAAACGATTTCTTTCGTACGACGTTCGATATCTTCAAAATCTTTCTTAAAGCTGATGAAAAATAATGCAGCGCCTGCTGTCAAAATAACGCTTAATACTAAGGCAAAGATAAATACTGCTTTAAATAATCCTTTGATCAATTCCATCCATATCCACTCCTAAGTTTACTTTTGTCCTTAGTTTATCATAAATAATTTCATCATAAAAATATTTGACATTAACTATTTCAAATTAAAACGATTATATATATAATAAAACAAATACATTTAAAGGATGAACAGGATGGCTCATGTACATTTACTTGCTGCCTGGCAGCATAACGACATCGATAAAATAAAACAGCTTATATCTAAACGTGTGCACGTTTTCTTAACTAAAGAAAATGGTGTAACAATTGAAATGAATTATGAGACACTGATCGCCTTAATGCAACAAGCAATTGAAGTCGCTAAAAAAAACGACTGGGACTGGCAGTTTGACGTAATGCATAAAACGGAACGTGGATCTGAGAATATTGTTGTGATAAAAATTTCTATGAGTAGCGGTAACTTCGAATCATCAGAAAAAGCCAGGTTATGTATATTAACATTTGATGATGATGGTGATGCAAGAAGGCTTATTCATGCATATATTGAAGATAATGTAACAAACAATTA
This region includes:
- the speB gene encoding agmatinase — its product is MMQPNKHVYMSCESSFEEATTVIYGAPFDGTVSNRPGTRFAADAIRSESYGLETYSPFLNKDLEDVRIMDSGDVDITIGNKVKVLEELEETARTILNAGKLPFMIGGEHLVTLGPMRAVLEKYPDAMLVQLDAHTDLRDDYMGEPLSHATVVRRIHDLIGDNRIYQYGIRSGTKEEFDWSDTHTILEKFSIDTLKNLPGIIGNTPVYVTIDLDCLDPSIFPGTGTPEPGGLTYRELEPAFRVFEQLNVVAADIVELSPPYDHSGVSNAVAAKVARELMLAITK
- a CDS encoding YolD-like family protein; protein product: MKVGIKMIHPIYGETDYRKIDPAQLNRNIPKGRGMIKWAPFATMPEQFLDVKRQIDAQTKIERPELLEDRLQEINEILHSALSKQQPVYIDYYIDGTIQHTMMYIEKVDQWAAIIIGTTVNEGHTYFVSFLDIVNLEIITEII